The Immundisolibacter cernigliae genome has a window encoding:
- the clpS gene encoding ATP-dependent Clp protease adapter ClpS, with product MSNGERRGNDGALDVREAKPKVAQPPLYTVVLLNDDYTPMEFVVHVLERFFGLDRERATQVMLHVHTRGKGVCGVYTREIAETKVAQVVQYSRENEHPLQCDMEVA from the coding sequence ATGAGTAACGGGGAACGACGCGGCAACGACGGCGCACTCGACGTCCGCGAAGCCAAGCCCAAAGTGGCCCAGCCACCGCTGTACACGGTGGTGTTGCTCAACGACGACTACACGCCGATGGAGTTTGTGGTGCACGTGCTGGAGCGCTTCTTCGGCCTGGACCGCGAGCGCGCCACGCAGGTCATGCTGCACGTCCACACCCGCGGCAAGGGCGTCTGTGGCGTCTATACACGCGAGATTGCGGAGACCAAAGTGGCACAGGTTGTGCAGTACTCACGCGAGAACGAACATCCCCTGCAATGCGATATGGAAGTAGCCTGA
- a CDS encoding molybdenum cofactor biosynthesis protein MoaE — protein MSVELVAGAFDPWARLAARQAAHSGAGSGACAVFVGTMRDFNDGDSVRTMTLEHYPGMTERALAGIADEARTRWLLNDVLIVHRVGPIEPGDAIVLTAAWSAHREAAFTACRYLIEELKHRAPFWKKESLADGGSRWVARNTPAGG, from the coding sequence GTGAGTGTCGAGCTGGTCGCAGGAGCATTCGATCCGTGGGCGCGCCTGGCCGCCCGGCAGGCGGCCCACAGCGGTGCGGGCAGCGGCGCCTGCGCGGTGTTCGTCGGCACGATGCGCGATTTCAACGACGGCGACAGCGTGCGCACCATGACGCTCGAACACTATCCGGGCATGACCGAGCGGGCGCTGGCCGGCATCGCGGACGAAGCCCGGACGCGCTGGTTGCTGAACGATGTGCTGATCGTGCATCGCGTGGGGCCGATCGAGCCTGGCGATGCCATCGTGCTGACCGCCGCCTGGTCGGCGCACCGCGAGGCGGCGTTTACCGCTTGTCGCTACCTGATCGAGGAGCTCAAGCACCGGGCGCCGTTCTGGAAGAAGGAATCCCTGGCTGATGGCGGCAGTCGCTGGGTGGCGCGCAATACGCCGGCCGGGGGTTGA
- the moaC gene encoding cyclic pyranopterin monophosphate synthase MoaC, whose product MSELTHFNRRGEAHMVDVGDKPVTQREAVAGGRILMQADTLARIRAGDHRKGDVLGIARVAGIMAAKRTAELIPLCHPLSLTAVSIDFELQDTPPAVICRAKVRTGGQTGVEMEALMAVQIALLTIYDMCKAVDRGMTLTDIGLIEKHGGKSGVWRRVESAGE is encoded by the coding sequence ATGAGTGAGCTCACGCACTTCAACCGGCGCGGAGAGGCGCACATGGTCGACGTCGGCGACAAGCCGGTCACACAGCGCGAGGCAGTGGCCGGCGGGCGCATCCTGATGCAGGCGGACACGCTGGCGCGGATTCGGGCCGGCGATCACAGGAAAGGCGACGTGCTGGGCATCGCCCGCGTCGCCGGCATCATGGCCGCCAAGCGCACCGCCGAACTGATTCCGCTGTGCCATCCGCTGTCGCTGACCGCCGTCAGCATCGACTTCGAGCTGCAGGACACGCCGCCGGCGGTGATATGCCGCGCAAAGGTGCGCACCGGCGGGCAGACCGGCGTCGAGATGGAGGCACTCATGGCGGTGCAGATCGCGCTGCTGACGATCTACGACATGTGCAAGGCGGTCGACCGGGGCATGACCCTGACCGACATCGGCCTGATCGAGAAGCACGGCGGCAAGTCCGGGGTCTGGCGCCGGGTGGAATCGGCGGGGGAATAA
- the infA gene encoding translation initiation factor IF-1 gives MAKEEGIEMQGTVVETLPNTTFRVRLENGHVVTAHISGKMRKHYIRILTGDQVTVSLTPYDLSKGRITYRAR, from the coding sequence ATGGCAAAGGAAGAAGGCATTGAAATGCAGGGGACGGTGGTGGAAACCCTGCCGAACACGACCTTTCGTGTGCGATTGGAGAACGGCCACGTCGTCACCGCCCACATCTCCGGAAAAATGCGCAAGCACTACATCCGCATCCTCACCGGCGATCAGGTGACCGTATCGCTGACGCCCTACGACCTGAGCAAGGGCCGCATCACCTACCGGGCGCGCTGA
- the ppa gene encoding inorganic diphosphatase, with translation MGLDLVPAGGDLPHNINVIIEIPKDSEPVKYEVDKASGAIFVDRILSTPMRYPCNYGYIPHTVCGDGDPADVLVILPLTLIPGSVIRCRPVGVLRMTDEAGADEKILAVPDDKVFAGYSHIHDIAQVSPHWLERIGHFFEHYKDLEKGKWVKLDGWDDAAAAKTLITEALQRYTNTPGHA, from the coding sequence ATGGGCCTGGATCTGGTCCCCGCCGGCGGCGATTTGCCGCACAACATCAACGTCATCATCGAAATCCCCAAGGATTCCGAGCCGGTCAAGTACGAGGTCGACAAGGCTTCCGGCGCGATCTTCGTGGACCGCATCCTGTCCACGCCCATGCGCTACCCGTGTAACTACGGCTACATCCCGCACACCGTGTGCGGCGACGGCGATCCGGCGGACGTGCTGGTGATCCTGCCGCTGACGCTGATTCCAGGCTCCGTGATCCGCTGCCGGCCGGTGGGCGTGCTGCGCATGACCGACGAGGCTGGCGCGGACGAGAAGATTCTGGCGGTGCCCGACGACAAGGTGTTTGCCGGCTACTCGCACATTCACGACATCGCCCAGGTTTCGCCGCACTGGCTCGAGCGCATCGGCCATTTCTTCGAGCACTACAAGGACCTGGAGAAAGGCAAGTGGGTGAAGCTGGACGGCTGGGACGACGCGGCGGCGGCAAAGACCCTCATCACCGAGGCCCTGCAGCGTTACACGAACACCCCCGGCCACGCCTGA
- the clpA gene encoding ATP-dependent Clp protease ATP-binding subunit ClpA, with amino-acid sequence MLSHELEFTLNQAFRQAREKRQEFMTVEHLLQMLLDSPSAASVLRACGGDIDRLRRELGAFIDKNTPLLPEGDERDVQPTIGFQRVLQRSMFHVQASGKREVTGANVLVAIFSEKESHAVFLLGKQGISRLDVVNYIAHGISKVNEGEENESPASPEDEAQGDGGAKSALDKFAVNLNEQARQGRIDPLIGRADEIERTMKILCRRRKNNPLFVGEAGVGKTALAEGLAKRIVDHEVPDALAECTVYSLDMGALLAGTKYRGDFEKRLKTVLKDLSKDPGSILFIDEIHTIIGAGAASGGVMDASNLIKPVLASGELKCIGSTTYQEYRGIFEKDRALSRRFQKIDVGEPSVPETVQILRGLRTQYEQHHNVRYTNAALSAAAELSARYINERFLPDKAIDVIDEAGAAQRVLPPSKRKKVIGVGDVEQVVARIARIPPKQVSSTDMEKLRTLDRNLKMTVFGQDEAIDTLTAAIKMARSGLGPQTRPIGSFLFAGPTGVGKTELSRQLALALGIELIRFDMSEYMERHTVSRLIGAPPGYVGFDQGGLLTEAINKHPHAVLLLDEIEKAHPDVFNLLLQVMDHGALTDNNGRKADFRNVVIIMTTNAGAEMTARASVGFTKQDHSSDDMEAINRLFAPEFRNRLDGVVRFHGLAPETISSVVDKFIIELESQLEGRRVTIEVDEDARAWLAEHGYDAKMGARPMARLIQDKIRRALADELLFGKLVHGGLVSVGCVDGELKIECEPAPARPARVAEEEA; translated from the coding sequence ATGCTCAGTCACGAACTCGAATTCACCCTGAACCAGGCCTTTCGACAGGCCCGCGAGAAGCGTCAGGAATTCATGACCGTCGAGCATTTGCTGCAAATGTTGCTCGACAGCCCCTCGGCGGCGTCGGTGCTGCGCGCCTGCGGCGGTGACATCGACCGCCTGCGACGGGAACTTGGCGCGTTCATCGACAAGAACACGCCGCTGCTGCCGGAAGGCGACGAACGCGACGTGCAGCCGACCATCGGCTTCCAGCGCGTGCTGCAACGCTCGATGTTTCACGTGCAGGCCTCGGGCAAGCGCGAGGTGACCGGCGCCAACGTGCTGGTGGCGATTTTCAGCGAGAAGGAGTCGCATGCCGTGTTCCTGCTGGGCAAGCAGGGCATCAGCCGGCTGGACGTGGTCAATTACATTGCACACGGCATATCCAAAGTGAACGAAGGCGAAGAAAACGAGTCCCCTGCCAGCCCGGAAGACGAAGCGCAGGGCGATGGGGGCGCCAAGTCGGCGCTGGACAAGTTCGCGGTCAACCTGAACGAGCAGGCGCGTCAGGGCCGTATCGACCCGCTGATCGGCCGTGCCGACGAGATCGAGCGGACCATGAAGATCCTGTGCCGGCGGCGCAAGAACAACCCGCTGTTCGTGGGTGAGGCCGGCGTCGGCAAGACCGCGCTGGCCGAGGGACTGGCCAAGCGCATCGTGGACCATGAGGTGCCGGATGCGCTCGCCGAGTGCACCGTGTATTCGTTGGACATGGGCGCCCTGCTGGCCGGCACCAAGTACCGCGGCGATTTCGAGAAGCGTCTGAAAACCGTGCTCAAGGATCTGTCGAAGGACCCGGGCTCGATCCTGTTCATCGACGAGATCCACACCATCATCGGTGCCGGCGCGGCCTCCGGTGGCGTGATGGATGCATCCAACCTGATCAAGCCGGTGCTGGCGTCCGGCGAGCTCAAGTGCATCGGTTCGACCACCTATCAGGAATACCGCGGCATCTTCGAGAAGGACCGGGCGCTGTCCAGGCGCTTCCAGAAAATCGACGTCGGCGAGCCGAGCGTGCCCGAGACGGTGCAGATCCTGCGCGGCCTGCGCACGCAGTACGAGCAGCATCACAACGTGCGTTACACCAACGCGGCGTTGTCGGCGGCGGCCGAGTTGTCCGCGCGGTACATCAACGAGCGCTTCCTGCCGGACAAGGCCATCGACGTCATCGACGAGGCTGGCGCCGCGCAGCGGGTGCTGCCGCCGAGCAAGCGCAAGAAAGTCATCGGCGTCGGCGATGTCGAGCAGGTGGTGGCGCGCATCGCCCGCATTCCGCCCAAGCAGGTGTCCAGCACCGACATGGAGAAGCTGCGCACGCTGGACCGAAACCTGAAGATGACCGTCTTCGGCCAAGACGAGGCAATCGATACCCTGACTGCCGCCATCAAGATGGCGCGGTCAGGTCTTGGCCCGCAGACGCGGCCGATCGGCTCATTCCTGTTCGCCGGCCCGACCGGCGTTGGCAAGACCGAACTGAGCCGTCAACTGGCGCTGGCGCTGGGCATCGAGCTGATCCGCTTCGACATGTCCGAGTACATGGAGCGACACACCGTGTCACGCCTGATCGGCGCGCCGCCGGGCTACGTCGGTTTCGACCAGGGCGGCCTGCTGACCGAAGCCATCAACAAGCACCCGCATGCGGTGCTGCTGCTGGACGAGATCGAAAAGGCCCACCCGGACGTGTTCAACCTGCTGCTGCAGGTCATGGACCACGGCGCGCTGACCGACAACAACGGCCGCAAAGCGGATTTTCGCAACGTGGTGATCATCATGACCACCAATGCCGGCGCCGAAATGACCGCGCGTGCGTCGGTCGGCTTTACCAAGCAGGACCACAGCAGCGACGACATGGAGGCCATAAACCGCCTGTTTGCGCCGGAGTTCCGCAACCGCCTGGATGGGGTCGTGCGTTTCCACGGCCTGGCCCCGGAAACCATTTCGAGCGTGGTGGACAAGTTCATCATCGAACTGGAAAGCCAGCTCGAAGGCCGCCGCGTGACCATCGAGGTGGACGAGGATGCCCGTGCCTGGCTGGCCGAGCACGGCTACGACGCCAAGATGGGCGCCCGTCCCATGGCGCGCCTGATACAGGACAAGATTCGCCGGGCACTGGCGGACGAGTTGCTTTTCGGCAAGCTGGTCCACGGCGGTCTGGTGAGTGTCGGCTGCGTGGACGGGGAGCTGAAAATCGAGTGCGAGCCGGCGCCGGCCCGCCCGGCGCGGGTTGCGGAAGAGGAAGCCTAG
- a CDS encoding MoaD/ThiS family protein, protein MTIQVRFFASLREALGRDGADIALPAGARIADVWCAVTGTQALPAGILCAVNHDYAAPDAAVRDGDEVAFFPPVTGG, encoded by the coding sequence ATGACCATCCAAGTGCGCTTTTTTGCCAGTCTGCGCGAGGCGCTCGGCCGCGACGGCGCCGACATCGCCCTGCCGGCCGGCGCCCGGATTGCGGACGTATGGTGCGCGGTGACGGGCACCCAGGCCTTGCCGGCCGGCATCCTGTGCGCGGTCAATCACGATTACGCCGCCCCGGATGCGGCGGTGCGCGACGGCGACGAAGTGGCGTTTTTCCCGCCGGTCACCGGAGGCTGA
- the argF gene encoding ornithine carbamoyltransferase, with product MAARHFLTLTDLTPAELATLMARAAELKAAHRRGERATPYAGKVLAMLFEKSSTRTRASFEAAWTHLGGHTMFLSPRDIQLGRGETVEDSARVLSRMVDVLVVRTFSHERLELFAAHSAVPVINALTDRFHPCQLLADILTWIERHGDVRGRSAAFVGDGNNVCQSWMEAARLFGFNLRVAAPAGYQPEAALQAAYTDCVQVLDDPPAAVAGADAVITDVWASMGQEDEAAARVQAFAGFQVNAPLLAQAAPGAIFMHCLPAHRGEEVSADVIDGPQSVVWDEAENRLHAQKALLELLLG from the coding sequence ATGGCCGCACGGCATTTCCTGACCCTGACCGATCTGACGCCGGCCGAGCTGGCCACGCTGATGGCCCGTGCCGCCGAGCTGAAGGCTGCCCACCGCCGCGGCGAGCGCGCCACGCCCTACGCCGGCAAGGTGCTGGCGATGCTGTTCGAGAAGTCCTCGACCCGCACCCGGGCCTCGTTCGAGGCCGCCTGGACGCACCTTGGCGGGCACACCATGTTCCTGTCGCCTCGCGACATCCAGCTCGGTCGCGGCGAGACGGTCGAAGACTCGGCCCGCGTGCTGTCGCGGATGGTGGACGTGCTGGTGGTGCGCACCTTCAGCCACGAGCGCCTGGAGCTGTTCGCCGCCCACTCGGCGGTGCCGGTCATCAACGCGCTGACGGACCGTTTTCACCCCTGCCAGCTGCTGGCCGACATCCTGACCTGGATCGAACGCCACGGCGACGTCCGCGGTCGCAGCGCGGCCTTCGTGGGCGATGGCAACAACGTTTGCCAGTCGTGGATGGAAGCGGCCCGGCTGTTCGGTTTCAACCTGCGCGTTGCGGCACCGGCCGGCTACCAGCCGGAGGCCGCACTTCAGGCCGCCTACACCGACTGCGTACAGGTGCTGGACGACCCGCCCGCAGCCGTGGCCGGCGCCGACGCCGTCATCACCGACGTGTGGGCCAGCATGGGCCAGGAAGACGAGGCCGCCGCGCGTGTGCAGGCATTCGCGGGCTTCCAGGTGAATGCGCCGCTGCTGGCGCAGGCGGCGCCGGGAGCGATCTTCATGCACTGCCTGCCGGCACACCGCGGCGAGGAGGTCAGCGCCGACGTGATCGACGGGCCGCAAAGCGTGGTCTGGGACGAGGCGGAAAACCGCCTGCACGCGCAAAAGGCGCTGCTGGAACTGCTGCTGGGTTGA
- the ftsZ gene encoding cell division protein FtsZ, translating to MFELMEPTEQNAIIKVIGVGGGGGNAIEHMLQQQIDGVEFIVANTDAQVLGRTSARTVLQLGTGLTKGLGAGANPAIGAQAAMEDKERIADALDGADMVFITAGMGGGTGTGAAPIIAQIARELGILTVAVVTKPFGFEGRKRLDIANEGIAALGKHVDSLIIIPNDKLITELDRNFRLTEAFKAANQVLQGAVQGIAELITRPGLINVDFADVRTVMSEMGMAMMGSSSASGDGRARMAAEAAVSSPLLEDINLSGARGILVNITAGPDMSIGEFEEVGNVVRELASADACVVIGTVIDPDLSDEMRVTVVATGLDRKPARTTQERPLERPMEVVRAATGTDPYKRYEQPTVIRQERKRDPVQAFRDSDMEYLEIPAFLRRQAD from the coding sequence ATGTTTGAACTTATGGAACCAACCGAACAGAACGCCATCATCAAGGTCATCGGCGTGGGTGGCGGGGGCGGCAACGCCATCGAACACATGCTGCAGCAGCAGATCGACGGCGTGGAATTCATCGTCGCCAACACCGACGCGCAGGTGCTCGGGCGCACGTCTGCACGGACCGTGCTGCAACTGGGTACCGGCCTGACCAAGGGCCTTGGCGCCGGCGCCAACCCGGCCATCGGCGCGCAGGCGGCGATGGAAGACAAGGAACGCATCGCCGACGCGCTCGACGGCGCCGACATGGTGTTCATCACCGCCGGCATGGGTGGCGGCACCGGCACCGGCGCGGCGCCGATCATCGCGCAGATCGCGCGTGAGCTGGGCATCCTGACGGTGGCGGTGGTGACCAAACCGTTCGGCTTCGAGGGCCGCAAGCGCCTCGACATCGCCAACGAGGGCATCGCGGCGCTGGGCAAGCACGTCGACTCGCTGATCATCATCCCGAACGACAAGCTGATCACCGAACTGGACCGCAACTTCCGCCTGACCGAGGCCTTCAAGGCCGCCAATCAGGTGCTGCAAGGCGCCGTGCAGGGGATTGCCGAGCTGATCACCCGGCCGGGTCTGATCAACGTCGACTTTGCCGACGTGCGCACCGTGATGTCCGAGATGGGCATGGCCATGATGGGCTCGTCCAGCGCCAGCGGCGACGGGCGGGCGCGGATGGCCGCCGAGGCGGCCGTCAGCAGCCCGCTGCTGGAAGACATCAACCTGTCCGGTGCGCGCGGCATCCTGGTCAACATCACCGCCGGTCCGGACATGTCGATCGGCGAATTCGAGGAAGTCGGCAACGTGGTGCGGGAACTGGCCTCGGCCGACGCCTGCGTGGTGATCGGCACCGTGATCGATCCGGACCTGAGCGACGAGATGCGCGTCACGGTGGTCGCCACGGGCCTTGATCGCAAGCCCGCGCGCACGACCCAGGAACGCCCGCTGGAGCGCCCGATGGAGGTGGTGCGTGCTGCCACCGGCACCGATCCGTACAAGCGTTACGAGCAGCCGACCGTGATTCGGCAGGAACGCAAGCGTGACCCGGTGCAGGCGTTTCGCGACAGCGACATGGAGTATCTGGAAATCCCGGCCTTCCTGCGCCGACAGGCCGACTGA
- the lpxC gene encoding UDP-3-O-acyl-N-acetylglucosamine deacetylase — MIRQRTLKNSIRATGVGLHTGARVQLALHPAPVDSGIRFRRVDLNPPVIIPARADTVGDTRLSTTLESGGARVGTVEHLLSALAGLGIDNALIDVDAPEVPIMDGSAGPFVFLIQSAGICEQDAPKSFLRVLRSIEALDADRWVRLDPYEGFRVSFEIEFSHPAFDAKPAQALVDFSSTAFLREISRARTFGFMHEIEALRAQGLVQGGSMKNAVVVDGTRILNEDGLRYRDEFVKHKVLDAIGDLYLLGCSLIGAFSGYKSGHALNNRLLRALLADAANYEIVTFDSAQDLPISYIEAAAAA; from the coding sequence GTGATCAGGCAACGCACCCTCAAGAACAGCATCCGCGCCACCGGAGTCGGCCTGCATACCGGGGCGAGGGTTCAACTGGCCCTGCATCCGGCGCCGGTCGATAGCGGCATTCGTTTCCGGCGTGTCGATCTGAATCCGCCGGTGATCATTCCGGCGCGCGCCGACACAGTCGGCGACACCCGCCTGTCGACCACGCTGGAATCCGGCGGTGCGCGGGTTGGCACAGTCGAGCACCTGCTGTCGGCCCTGGCGGGGCTGGGTATCGATAACGCCCTGATTGATGTCGATGCTCCGGAAGTGCCGATCATGGATGGCTCGGCCGGACCGTTCGTGTTCCTCATCCAGTCGGCGGGCATCTGCGAGCAGGACGCCCCGAAATCGTTCCTGCGGGTGCTGCGATCCATCGAGGCGCTCGACGCTGACCGCTGGGTACGTCTGGACCCCTACGAGGGTTTTCGGGTCAGCTTCGAGATCGAGTTCAGCCATCCGGCCTTCGACGCCAAGCCGGCGCAGGCCCTGGTCGATTTTTCGTCGACGGCCTTTCTGCGCGAGATCAGCCGCGCCCGTACCTTTGGTTTCATGCATGAGATCGAGGCCCTGCGCGCCCAGGGGCTGGTGCAGGGCGGCAGCATGAAGAACGCCGTGGTGGTCGACGGGACACGCATCCTGAACGAGGACGGGCTGCGGTATAGGGACGAATTCGTCAAGCACAAGGTTCTGGACGCGATCGGCGACCTGTACCTGCTCGGCTGCAGCCTGATCGGCGCCTTCTCCGGCTACAAGTCGGGTCATGCGCTGAACAACAGGCTACTGCGCGCGCTGCTGGCCGACGCTGCCAATTACGAGATCGTCACCTTCGACTCTGCGCAGGATCTGCCGATTTCCTACATCGAGGCCGCGGCCGCCGCCTGA
- a CDS encoding molybdopterin-binding protein: MSKASDTARSLRVAVLTYSNRRTRADDSTGDLIRAQLLAAGHRIGASAIRHGDAPLMREFLHGWLADPAIDVVISNGGTGITDCMPEAAAPLIGHDIPGFAALFQVLSLQEIGSSGMLSRASAGLAGGKLLFLLPGSENGSRLAMQRLVIPQLDSTTRPCSLAGLLVDE, encoded by the coding sequence ATGAGCAAAGCCAGCGATACCGCGCGCAGCCTGCGCGTGGCGGTCCTCACCTACTCCAACCGCCGCACTCGCGCGGATGACAGCACCGGCGACCTGATCCGCGCGCAGCTGCTCGCTGCCGGTCACCGCATCGGCGCATCCGCCATCCGCCACGGCGACGCGCCGCTCATGCGCGAATTCCTGCACGGCTGGCTTGCCGATCCGGCCATCGACGTGGTGATTTCAAACGGCGGCACCGGCATCACCGACTGCATGCCGGAGGCCGCGGCACCGCTGATCGGGCACGACATCCCCGGTTTCGCCGCGCTGTTTCAGGTGCTGTCGCTGCAGGAGATCGGCAGCTCCGGCATGTTGTCGCGCGCCAGCGCCGGACTGGCCGGCGGCAAGCTGCTGTTCCTGCTGCCGGGTTCGGAAAACGGCAGCCGGCTGGCGATGCAGCGCTTGGTCATCCCGCAGCTGGACAGCACCACGCGCCCGTGCAGCCTGGCAGGGTTGCTCGTCGATGAGTGA
- a CDS encoding DsbA family oxidoreductase, producing MLAMRIEFFHDVLSCWCFNASERLRTFVSAHPQVEVIHRAWPLGTDRTLFTRLFPDPKAAKHEIVLQHWGDAVRVEHEHRIRPELMMSRDFDYPYSMPAQRGCKAAEKQAGQQGHWDYFDRAQQAHLSDCDNVADPDVLTRCARDVGLDVNAWLRDFEDSQRDIEIGMDLGLAKAYGVVRVPILIADGRAQLHGDPWSTFGYRITAERLDAWYADLARARQTGRF from the coding sequence ATGCTTGCGATGCGGATCGAGTTTTTCCATGACGTCCTGTCATGCTGGTGTTTCAACGCTTCCGAGCGGCTGCGGACATTTGTGTCGGCCCATCCTCAGGTGGAGGTGATTCATCGCGCCTGGCCGCTGGGTACAGACCGCACCTTGTTCACGCGTTTGTTTCCGGATCCGAAGGCCGCAAAACACGAAATCGTGCTGCAGCACTGGGGCGACGCGGTGCGGGTCGAGCACGAGCACCGCATCCGGCCGGAGCTGATGATGAGCCGCGATTTCGATTACCCGTACTCGATGCCGGCGCAACGTGGCTGCAAGGCGGCCGAAAAACAGGCTGGCCAGCAGGGCCACTGGGATTATTTCGATCGGGCGCAGCAGGCCCACCTGAGCGACTGCGACAACGTCGCCGATCCGGATGTGCTGACCCGCTGTGCGCGGGACGTGGGTCTGGACGTGAACGCCTGGCTGCGCGATTTCGAGGATTCGCAGCGGGACATCGAAATCGGGATGGACCTTGGCCTTGCCAAGGCCTACGGCGTGGTGCGGGTGCCGATCCTGATCGCCGATGGACGAGCCCAACTGCATGGCGATCCGTGGTCGACCTTCGGGTATCGCATCACCGCCGAACGGCTGGATGCCTGGTACGCGGATCTGGCCCGCGCCCGGCAGACCGGGCGGTTCTAG
- a CDS encoding aspartate aminotransferase family protein: MATYARQPVAFDRGAGVWLWDTHGERYLDALSGIAVCGLGHAHPEVARAIAEQAATLVHTSNLYQVPLQARLAERLTALSGMQQAFFCNSGAEANEAAIKIARKYGHARGVAVPTVVVADGSFHGRTLATLSATGSRKVQAGFEPLVQGFTRVPYDDLDALRRVAEHQRDVVAVLLEPVQGEGGIRLPSADYLAGVRALCDQHDWLLMLDEIQTGMARSGRWFAFQHTGIRPDVMTLAKGLGNGVPIGACLAGGKAADVLQAGNHGSTFGGNPLACRAALTTLDIIERDGLAQRAAQLGAYLLQALRERLAACPGVVEVRGLGLLIGIELDRPCAALVRQALEKHLLINVTAERVVRLLPPLVMSDDEAELLLDTLCPLIVEFCAEN; encoded by the coding sequence ATGGCCACCTATGCTCGCCAGCCGGTGGCGTTCGACCGCGGCGCCGGCGTCTGGTTGTGGGACACGCACGGCGAGCGCTATCTGGACGCCCTGTCCGGCATTGCGGTGTGTGGACTCGGGCACGCCCATCCGGAAGTGGCGCGGGCCATCGCCGAGCAGGCCGCCACTTTGGTGCATACCTCAAACCTCTACCAGGTGCCGCTTCAGGCACGACTGGCCGAGCGCCTGACCGCGCTGTCCGGAATGCAGCAGGCATTCTTTTGCAATTCCGGCGCCGAGGCCAACGAAGCGGCGATCAAGATCGCCCGCAAATATGGGCACGCACGCGGCGTAGCCGTGCCGACGGTCGTGGTGGCCGACGGCAGTTTCCACGGCCGCACGCTGGCCACGCTGAGCGCCACCGGCAGCCGCAAGGTGCAGGCCGGCTTCGAGCCGCTGGTGCAGGGTTTCACCCGCGTGCCGTATGACGATCTGGACGCGCTGCGCCGGGTGGCCGAGCACCAGCGCGATGTGGTGGCAGTACTGCTCGAACCGGTGCAGGGCGAAGGCGGCATCCGTCTGCCGTCGGCCGACTATCTGGCCGGCGTGCGCGCCCTGTGCGATCAGCATGACTGGCTGCTGATGCTGGACGAAATCCAGACCGGCATGGCGCGCAGCGGCCGCTGGTTCGCCTTTCAGCACACCGGCATCCGGCCGGATGTGATGACCTTGGCCAAGGGCCTGGGCAATGGCGTGCCGATCGGTGCCTGCCTGGCCGGCGGCAAGGCCGCCGACGTGCTGCAGGCGGGCAATCACGGCAGCACCTTCGGCGGCAACCCGCTGGCCTGCCGGGCAGCGCTGACCACGCTGGACATCATCGAACGCGACGGGCTTGCCCAGCGCGCTGCGCAGTTGGGCGCGTATTTGCTTCAGGCACTGCGCGAGCGGCTGGCCGCTTGTCCCGGGGTGGTCGAGGTGCGCGGCCTGGGGCTGCTGATCGGCATCGAGCTCGACCGACCATGCGCCGCACTGGTGCGACAGGCGCTCGAAAAACACCTGCTGATCAATGTCACCGCCGAGCGGGTGGTGCGCCTGCTGCCGCCGCTGGTGATGAGCGACGACGAGGCTGAGCTGCTGCTGGACACCCTGTGCCCGCTGATCGTCGAGTTCTGTGCTGAGAATTGA